A single genomic interval of Synergistaceae bacterium harbors:
- a CDS encoding ribonuclease HII, which translates to MKKLRKRGPVFGTDEAGRGALAGPLIAASVYLTPEQEKALIAHKLRDSKKMTPKARERLFEEMNEMGVQWCAHSATVRRIERGNILVASLWAMGKSAEELAAKTGQAPVCVVVDGTERIPKLAYPQWTLIMADNLVPVVSAASVIAKVLRDRLMIEMSPKYPAYDFARNKGYPTPQHMDAVLKSGMSEVHRPSFCRFIFKNGGTTLAAD; encoded by the coding sequence ATGAAGAAGCTCCGCAAACGAGGGCCGGTTTTCGGGACGGACGAAGCGGGAAGAGGAGCACTCGCCGGGCCGCTGATTGCCGCGTCAGTGTACCTCACACCCGAGCAGGAGAAGGCATTAATAGCGCACAAGCTCCGCGACTCGAAGAAGATGACTCCGAAGGCCAGAGAACGTCTCTTTGAGGAGATGAACGAGATGGGCGTTCAGTGGTGCGCACACTCGGCGACGGTCAGGAGGATTGAGCGCGGCAATATCCTTGTGGCCTCGCTGTGGGCAATGGGCAAGAGCGCAGAAGAACTCGCCGCGAAGACCGGCCAAGCTCCCGTGTGCGTAGTTGTTGACGGCACGGAGAGAATCCCCAAGCTCGCCTATCCGCAGTGGACGCTGATAATGGCGGACAATCTTGTGCCTGTGGTCTCTGCCGCGTCGGTAATCGCAAAAGTTCTGAGAGACAGGCTGATGATTGAGATGTCGCCGAAATATCCAGCGTACGACTTTGCGCGCAACAAGGGCTACCCTACTCCTCAGCACATGGACGCAGTCTTGAAGTCAGGAATGTCAGAGGTGCACAGGCCTTCGTTCTGCAGGTTCATATTCAAAAACGGAGGGACAACACTTGCCGCCGATTAA
- a CDS encoding EscU/YscU/HrcU family type III secretion system export apparatus switch protein yields MADNRPDKAVAVKYDSKKMAAPTVVAKGEGFLARKIVERAIEADVPIVEDAALVSALISLELGEEIPAELYEVVARVLAWVYRLDKEAQQ; encoded by the coding sequence ATGGCAGACAACAGACCAGACAAGGCCGTAGCCGTAAAGTACGACAGCAAGAAGATGGCCGCACCGACAGTCGTTGCGAAGGGCGAGGGCTTCCTTGCACGCAAGATCGTCGAGCGCGCAATAGAAGCTGATGTTCCCATCGTGGAGGATGCCGCGCTGGTGTCCGCGCTGATTTCGCTCGAGCTCGGCGAGGAGATTCCCGCAGAACTCTACGAGGTCGTGGCGAGGGTGCTTGCGTGGGTGTACAGGCTCGACAAGGAAGCACAGCAATGA
- a CDS encoding YraN family protein, with protein sequence MTHAQELGRYAEDRAAEYLASIGWRVVARNVRNSCGELDIIALDPKARELVIVEVRARTLGLTQSPLESVGSRKLRTLLKASRLYVEEINWTGFWRIDVVGITIKAPGDWELEHVKDITAGMNVSC encoded by the coding sequence ATGACGCACGCTCAGGAGCTCGGACGTTACGCGGAGGACAGGGCGGCGGAGTACCTCGCGTCCATAGGCTGGCGGGTTGTTGCCCGCAACGTCAGGAACAGCTGCGGAGAGCTCGACATCATTGCCCTTGACCCGAAAGCCCGGGAGCTCGTGATTGTCGAGGTCAGGGCACGTACGCTAGGGCTGACGCAGAGCCCGCTGGAGTCCGTAGGTTCACGCAAGCTCAGGACGCTGCTCAAGGCATCGAGGCTGTACGTTGAGGAGATTAACTGGACGGGGTTCTGGAGGATTGACGTTGTCGGAATAACAATAAAAGCTCCCGGTGATTGGGAGCTCGAACACGTCAAAGACATAACCGCAGGGATGAACGTATCATGCTAG
- a CDS encoding transporter substrate-binding domain-containing protein — MKKYLLLLLLIAAGVYFTRNMDSGKVLRIGVECDYAPNNWEENAQTKTNFPIVNEPGHYAEGYDLQIAKLVADELHMKLEVRKIAWNDLQDALNRGEIDAIFSGMLDSPERRKKSAFSDVYDITKTEYTIVVNNKSSYWNAEKLADFAGARLVAQRGTHLDDVIDQIEGVIHMPPVETVTQMLNMVINNQVDGTVINLDTGQSYQRKHRNLKVIAFPEGEGFKLEFSGICAAVRKDDNKLLEGINAALAKISKRDRQKVMDRAIARTFQVMP; from the coding sequence ATGAAGAAATACTTGTTGCTTTTACTGTTGATAGCGGCAGGAGTGTACTTCACCCGCAATATGGACAGCGGCAAGGTTCTGCGTATAGGCGTTGAGTGCGACTATGCCCCTAACAACTGGGAGGAGAACGCTCAGACCAAGACCAACTTCCCCATAGTGAACGAGCCGGGACATTACGCGGAAGGCTATGACCTGCAGATCGCGAAGCTGGTTGCCGATGAGCTTCACATGAAGCTGGAGGTGAGGAAAATTGCGTGGAATGACCTGCAGGACGCACTGAACAGGGGCGAAATCGACGCGATTTTCTCCGGGATGCTGGACTCTCCCGAACGCAGGAAGAAGTCTGCTTTCTCTGACGTTTACGACATCACGAAGACGGAATACACGATCGTCGTGAACAACAAGAGCAGTTACTGGAACGCCGAGAAGCTGGCGGATTTCGCGGGTGCAAGACTTGTGGCGCAGAGGGGTACTCACCTTGACGACGTTATAGACCAGATAGAGGGAGTAATACACATGCCGCCGGTCGAGACGGTTACGCAGATGCTGAACATGGTCATCAACAACCAAGTTGACGGGACGGTGATAAACCTCGACACGGGACAGTCATACCAGCGCAAGCACAGAAACCTGAAGGTTATAGCGTTTCCTGAGGGAGAGGGCTTCAAGCTGGAGTTCAGCGGAATATGCGCGGCAGTACGCAAGGATGATAACAAGCTGCTTGAGGGCATCAATGCCGCTCTGGCGAAAATCTCCAAGCGCGACCGCCAGAAAGTTATGGACAGGGCAATTGCGCGGACGTTCCAGGTTATGCCCTAG
- a CDS encoding amidohydrolase, whose product MNNENLQKIIALRHELHMYPELSGQESATKRRLMDFIEHNTRLAVVDCGKWFYASRYVESTSAIAFRADMDALPIDEGISLPYASRTPGVSHKCGHDGHCAALCGLALELDAMNPTRSVYLIFQHAEETGQGGQECASFLRERNISEIYAFHNWSGFPEGSIVVRSGLCQCASQGLTVHFTGKASHASEPERGRNPSFVVGRFIMGIRELYERYDGRKVLCTIVNVKVGEKNFGISPGDGELSLTLRAEREADMKAFDADTRRLAASVALNHGVEVSFSSQDYFPETVSDSECVVKVRLAAESLGLKVIEMPEAIRASEDFGWYMKQIPGAIFYVGNGENYPPIHTESYDFNDKILREAVDVFVKICRLSL is encoded by the coding sequence TTGAACAATGAGAATTTGCAGAAGATTATTGCTCTGCGCCATGAATTGCACATGTACCCGGAACTTTCCGGCCAAGAATCAGCCACAAAGCGCAGGCTGATGGACTTCATAGAACACAACACACGCCTTGCCGTCGTCGACTGCGGAAAATGGTTCTACGCCTCACGTTACGTCGAAAGTACGAGCGCGATCGCCTTTCGTGCTGACATGGACGCTCTCCCCATTGACGAGGGGATTTCCCTGCCCTACGCCTCACGAACTCCCGGTGTCTCCCACAAGTGCGGGCACGACGGACACTGCGCCGCTCTCTGCGGGCTTGCCCTCGAACTCGACGCTATGAACCCTACGCGCTCGGTGTACCTGATCTTCCAGCACGCAGAAGAGACCGGGCAGGGCGGCCAAGAATGCGCCTCCTTCCTCCGCGAACGCAACATCAGCGAGATCTACGCCTTCCACAACTGGAGCGGCTTCCCAGAAGGCAGCATAGTTGTTCGCAGCGGTTTGTGCCAGTGCGCATCGCAGGGCTTGACCGTTCACTTTACGGGCAAAGCCTCACACGCCAGCGAACCCGAGAGGGGACGCAACCCCTCTTTTGTTGTCGGAAGGTTCATCATGGGCATCCGCGAGCTCTACGAACGCTACGACGGCCGGAAAGTTCTCTGCACCATCGTCAACGTCAAGGTCGGCGAAAAGAACTTCGGCATCTCTCCCGGCGACGGCGAACTATCACTGACCCTCAGGGCTGAACGTGAAGCTGACATGAAGGCCTTTGACGCGGACACCAGACGCTTGGCCGCAAGCGTAGCATTAAATCACGGCGTAGAAGTCTCCTTCTCGTCTCAGGACTACTTCCCCGAGACAGTGAGCGATTCTGAATGCGTGGTGAAAGTCAGGCTGGCGGCTGAATCTCTCGGCCTCAAGGTCATAGAGATGCCCGAAGCTATCCGTGCCTCTGAAGACTTCGGCTGGTACATGAAGCAGATTCCCGGCGCAATCTTCTACGTCGGCAACGGAGAGAATTACCCTCCTATCCACACAGAAAGCTACGACTTCAACGACAAGATTCTTCGCGAAGCTGTAGATGTGTTCGTAAAAATCTGCCGGCTGTCGCTGTGA
- a CDS encoding chromate transporter, whose translation MMLLLELFWSFVKIGFTSFGGLSMIPLISHEMTSHGWMNAHEVSDIVAIAEMTPGPLGLNCATFAGMRAAGVLGAFVANMGALAPTFTLCAVAAVFFDRFRDSKRLGQVMTGVRPACVGMVAGVVLDLAAANYLEAGAVNLPSAVLGAVDLVLLMKFKLSIPKVLLFSAVAGIIMYGVIGL comes from the coding sequence ATGATGCTTCTGCTTGAGCTGTTCTGGAGCTTCGTGAAGATAGGCTTTACGAGCTTCGGCGGGCTGTCGATGATTCCGCTTATCTCGCACGAGATGACTTCTCACGGCTGGATGAACGCTCACGAAGTCTCTGACATTGTGGCGATTGCGGAGATGACTCCCGGCCCTCTTGGCCTGAACTGTGCGACTTTCGCGGGAATGCGGGCGGCTGGTGTTCTTGGTGCGTTTGTGGCGAACATGGGGGCACTTGCGCCGACGTTCACGCTGTGTGCGGTTGCGGCGGTGTTCTTCGACCGTTTCAGGGACAGCAAGCGTCTCGGGCAGGTCATGACGGGCGTGCGTCCTGCGTGTGTGGGGATGGTCGCTGGTGTAGTGCTTGACTTGGCGGCGGCGAACTACCTCGAGGCTGGGGCTGTGAACCTGCCGTCTGCTGTGCTGGGGGCTGTGGACTTGGTTCTGCTGATGAAGTTCAAGCTCTCAATCCCGAAGGTGCTATTATTCAGCGCGGTTGCAGGAATAATTATGTATGGAGTGATAGGCCTGTAG
- a CDS encoding chromate transporter produces the protein MLAKLYLQFLKFGSFTFGGGWSIVAQMRELYVEKEHSLTDEELLDITSIGRSLPGTMIGNIAMFYGHRIAGFWGGVACMFGMITVPMIILLLITGFYTAFQSNIWVASAMKGVRAAVAPVILSALMAMVKSAFKFPPCYVVALGMFVLYFFLKVSPIMLVLIGAVCGLAICEWYERRKSDDASA, from the coding sequence ATGCTTGCGAAACTCTACCTGCAGTTCCTGAAGTTCGGGAGCTTCACCTTCGGCGGTGGCTGGAGCATAGTTGCGCAGATGAGAGAACTCTACGTGGAGAAGGAGCACTCTCTGACCGACGAAGAGTTACTAGACATAACCAGCATAGGCCGCTCACTGCCCGGAACGATGATCGGCAACATCGCGATGTTCTACGGCCACAGGATAGCGGGCTTCTGGGGCGGGGTTGCGTGCATGTTCGGCATGATAACTGTGCCCATGATAATTTTGCTGCTGATAACCGGTTTCTACACAGCCTTCCAGAGCAACATATGGGTAGCTAGTGCGATGAAGGGAGTTCGTGCCGCTGTTGCGCCTGTGATTCTCAGTGCGTTGATGGCGATGGTGAAGAGTGCCTTCAAGTTCCCGCCGTGCTACGTTGTTGCGCTGGGAATGTTCGTGCTGTACTTCTTCCTGAAGGTCAGCCCGATAATGCTCGTTCTCATCGGAGCTGTGTGCGGGCTGGCAATCTGCGAGTGGTACGAGAGGAGGAAGAGTGATGATGCTTCTGCTTGA
- the uvrB gene encoding excinuclease ABC subunit UvrB, with protein sequence MKNFVLYSNWPPSGDQPEAIDSLVQSLKAGNRFQTLMGVTGSGKTFTVANVIAALNRPTLVLAHNKTLAAQLYSEFKAFFPENAVRYFVSYYDYYQPEAYIPQSDTYIEKDASVNERIERLRLSATKALIERRDVIVVASVSCIYGLGEKVNYEEAIIRFSVGDKADQRDFLSRLVSNYYERSDYTPEPGKFRVRGDTVEIFPAYEEDMGIRVTFFDDEIERIDITEPLTGHVIERAEEASIFPAQHYVTQDDAIKLAVPQILEELGRTERDFTLQGRLVEAQRIKMRTLYDLEMMQEAGYCSGIENYSVYLDGRKHGDPPGTLIDFFPEDFLLVVDESHITLPQVRGMFNGDRARKKVLVENGFRLASCMDNRPLQWQEFEGHIHQAVFVSATPGDYELGTSSVIAEQVIRPTGIPDPEVEVAPAKTQVDDLIDRLRELKDRNERALVLTLTKRESEDLADYLTELKFRVKYIHSELNTFERAELIRDLRAGKIDVLVGINLLREGMDLPEVTLVAILDADREGFLRSYRSLIQIMGRAARNINSKIILYADNMTDSIRLAVSETKRRREKQIAFNEEHGITPKSITKDVADLLPPELAAAFTEERTAGGVTRRTKRAGKLTVPELEEAMWKAVEELDFERAAAIRDTIAEIRASKGE encoded by the coding sequence ATGAAAAACTTTGTGCTATATTCCAACTGGCCGCCATCAGGAGACCAGCCCGAAGCCATCGACTCGCTAGTTCAGTCCCTTAAAGCCGGAAACAGATTCCAGACGCTGATGGGCGTTACAGGGAGCGGAAAGACCTTCACCGTCGCAAACGTCATTGCCGCCCTAAACCGCCCGACTCTCGTCCTGGCACACAACAAGACCTTAGCCGCACAGCTCTACAGCGAGTTCAAGGCCTTCTTCCCCGAGAACGCAGTCAGGTACTTCGTGAGTTACTATGACTACTACCAGCCGGAAGCGTACATTCCGCAGAGCGACACATACATAGAGAAAGATGCTTCGGTCAACGAGAGGATAGAGAGGCTCAGGCTCTCGGCAACGAAGGCACTAATCGAGCGCAGGGATGTTATCGTAGTGGCGAGCGTGTCATGTATCTATGGCTTGGGTGAGAAAGTGAACTACGAGGAGGCAATAATACGCTTCTCTGTCGGCGACAAGGCAGACCAGCGGGATTTTCTGTCCCGTCTGGTGAGCAACTACTACGAACGTTCCGACTACACGCCCGAGCCCGGGAAGTTCAGGGTACGCGGCGACACTGTAGAGATTTTCCCGGCATACGAGGAGGACATGGGCATAAGGGTAACGTTCTTTGACGACGAGATAGAGAGAATCGACATCACCGAGCCTCTTACCGGCCACGTCATTGAGCGTGCGGAGGAGGCCTCAATCTTCCCGGCACAGCATTATGTTACGCAGGACGACGCGATAAAGCTGGCAGTACCTCAGATTCTCGAGGAGCTTGGCCGGACGGAGAGGGACTTCACACTACAGGGCAGGCTTGTTGAGGCACAGAGGATAAAGATGCGTACGCTCTATGACCTCGAGATGATGCAGGAGGCGGGTTACTGTTCGGGCATCGAGAACTATTCCGTGTACCTTGACGGCCGGAAGCACGGAGACCCGCCCGGAACTCTGATAGACTTTTTCCCGGAAGACTTCCTGCTTGTCGTCGATGAATCACACATCACCCTTCCGCAGGTTCGCGGGATGTTCAACGGCGACCGTGCGCGCAAGAAGGTTCTTGTGGAGAACGGGTTTCGTCTCGCGTCGTGCATGGACAACCGCCCGCTTCAGTGGCAGGAGTTCGAGGGGCACATACATCAGGCGGTGTTTGTGTCGGCGACACCCGGAGACTATGAGCTGGGGACTTCGAGTGTTATTGCCGAGCAGGTCATACGTCCGACGGGAATCCCTGACCCGGAGGTCGAAGTAGCTCCGGCCAAGACGCAGGTTGATGACCTCATTGACCGCCTGCGGGAGCTCAAGGACAGGAACGAACGCGCATTAGTCCTTACGCTGACGAAGAGGGAGTCTGAGGACTTGGCCGACTACCTTACGGAGCTGAAGTTCAGGGTGAAGTACATACACTCTGAGCTGAACACGTTTGAGCGCGCGGAGCTGATTCGGGACTTGCGGGCAGGGAAAATTGATGTGCTGGTAGGGATAAATCTTCTGCGTGAGGGAATGGATCTGCCGGAAGTTACGCTGGTCGCGATTCTTGACGCTGATAGAGAGGGTTTCCTGAGGTCGTACCGCTCACTGATTCAGATTATGGGCAGGGCGGCACGGAACATCAATAGCAAGATTATTCTGTACGCGGACAACATGACCGACAGCATACGTCTTGCAGTGAGCGAGACGAAGCGTCGGCGCGAGAAGCAGATTGCGTTCAACGAGGAGCACGGCATCACGCCGAAGAGCATCACGAAGGATGTTGCGGACTTGCTGCCTCCCGAACTTGCGGCGGCGTTCACGGAGGAGAGAACTGCAGGCGGCGTAACACGGAGGACGAAGCGTGCCGGTAAGCTGACTGTCCCTGAGCTCGAGGAGGCGATGTGGAAGGCTGTCGAGGAGCTTGACTTTGAGAGGGCGGCGGCGATTCGTGATACCATAGCGGAAATCAGAGCCTCAAAGGGGGAATAA